In Toxoplasma gondii ME49 chromosome VIII, whole genome shotgun sequence, a single genomic region encodes these proteins:
- a CDS encoding hypothetical protein (encoded by transcript TGME49_229700~Predicted trans-membrane domain (TMHMM2.0):79-102): MLGSPRNQEELDAVRFLPASSPVACSSLWSFCAVNVCESHFDLVLSLRSPFLLPHLHSEKDRDPGERRCRDGGARSTVQSAFVKAILSSPFLYFVFLLPFALSVSHTLPLPLSSSCAFPGLSCPRVCFPLLLFSRSRLSPYVFRVFFRFALRSRLPLLERRKQSPLQRMQVPQRMTPSVWTPRGLLGFRSSPAERDEHRDRTHRTKTRD; the protein is encoded by the coding sequence ATGTTGGGCTCTCCACGGAACCAAGAAGAATTGGACGCTGTCCGTTTCCTCCCTGCTTCAAGCCCCGTCGCCTGTTCGTCGCTTTGGTCCTTTTGTGCGGTAAATGTGTGTGAGTCGCACTTTGAccttgttctgtctcttcgttcgccTTTCTTGCTCCCCCATCTGCATTctgagaaagacagagacccTGGAGAGCGTCGCTGCCGAGACGGCGGGGCGCGAAGCACTGTACAATCGGCTTTCGTCAAGGCCATCCTTTCCTCGCCGTTCCTTTATTTTGTTTTCCTGCTccctttcgctctttccGTGTCACACACTCTTCCGTTGCCCCTGTCCTCCTCTTGCGCCTTTCCGGGTCTCTCATGtcctcgcgtctgcttccctttgcttcttttttcaAGGTCTCGACTGTCTCCGTATGTCTTCcgagttttttttcgtttcgcactccgttcgcgtctccctttgttggagagacgaaagcagtcgcctctgcagcgcatgcaggtgcCACAAAGAATGACTCCAAGTGTATGGACCCCTCGCGGTCTCCTTGGCTTCCGCTCTTCCCCCGCTGAGAGGGACgagcacagagacagaacacacAGAACGAAAACGAGAGATTGA
- a CDS encoding hypothetical protein (encoded by transcript TGME49_229720) encodes MKSSDSFHLVHEISVPYSTSALDPHLLPARYHGNDTSFTPIPTVATSPQPVPNVSMDLASQGPLPSTLQCPAAPSLSTAVDGGPLVPGFLPPASSGVVSPSSSLLLSSAPPPVHYNAFQFYATAQCQQQNLCQPAASSWGPATAGVVASSGSSQLSGSPFLPVFLPPMNSSLYVTPDPSANVLSSTAVHLCVSSSVGAIECPGLGHGDSQQGPTAPGTPLAGRDDASLVGLNQGGSGACMPLVVLASPSVYSLMPQQQHMAASAVYEQQVRGWVPYGFQSSEQAYWALSSRSLHSPALCGVAPTLAPVVAPNAASMSRASPSETLCVDSQNRERTHEVACESVKESQGPLTPIGSPYSPGQHAAEVQLCDGYRDEAQGREEECQTSTNCMQIICAVQSQAVEQEMSVAEAGVSSPRGLEGDQSHGLEETRPVTPEARLPVFSADCPYTVSAAASGSVADDLGSTPGGYRTDPSGEAPNRRDSQVPTSSQETAASFSAANSLPGDGLADFKGTRSLDGSQESEAALDVSPFVPANRERGPQEGGSFLRQTVEGGGRTRAPAGSYVGRKKVGVRGLAFSQGGAPRREALSSLPANLGVSLDPCSLLEAPAASFPCAPPTTGAPLLSLGDGETETVSRVSRKQRVHRGALQAGEAGGARMFEAAEETGDRERPRRPGMCGREAEVNLRARLLRAAETQSQAPSALKERPACGGDAAEVAENCQESPQSHHGPAGASVAQESSPSSVAPAFAGANVRVLETVTSAQVLESDIPSQRPPVLLPITSPTVSRRITSPASLPLPSQGFFPCALQGVQAGPAASAPVCNSLVPLPYPSFAASPYPSDVHLQTEPGPELNLNVCQNSEATSVPFSQFPDFPVPVAHPAANVGGVSSNFESATYAVRESMAGGSQEPLFSEPLVAQPPVAVPTQACPQSPTQGPGAPVPAVGGGGELSSVSGGGRKAGERPSGKGQAETGVCKELRGRGDTETVKQDARRRRATGGRAGAAVRSFQGDMPANHRPAVQPLGRSGVVYTAEASHLFGARAPGVRPDAPRFSTVSMGSVQAVTETSTHAPPARMCRQRDPCLGAFRSDLSLGFAAGRHVAPLRSAPEPRSPSAQGAAPVCASDAARGGTARCGVGLSHPGWAEETSSGSWRSSWGEGGKQTRERRQRSHCKMETRDREAAWLGSRRYSQQFQRPLTAVRERHGEAPGGGRGLVNSTAAPKAFCENAGARPRPSVSSTHQREGPKEPRKLPVWRPRPRSFSIAPLGGGAEASEDREGASMASGPPEMGLGARRHARPKRRSEGQMVLELSRRATEHCAEEPRGQAENGGVKVFPETQKREELCLDMPAHRWRERRLSDSGLLRDASGIMPPSSGSVPPTRPPPPGQRPGLVSEEVSRAPHPAHMPALTCPFPGPPLTPAASGVEATPPKREAKHQKPFKRGNASRGWAPMSPSAASRSPLLWAPPSCLFCKVPAGPPLPGPQPSIRQFPSCPNFASIPLRPPPPIQPPPPTQPPPPGVNPPSVVRGPRRPLSPFSPSLGRENRFPVTLRGDGEQPPGPRREAGACSSAHVLLSPTRWMQQPGEARVDGSGERRRGSHRSRQGPRKGELHDLYGWRQREGLSGPAEPQEPGSLRWRPHAPDGVPCGVAPSERFQKQGWDPRLERGSVVDREDHKSLLRDHRLAGSGGPSPHRATAGGPPGVSEGGGRGWTGGACASPPHGGPGDGDSSGTLLHAAVRDGRQEEGHGRGQERDARPPPPGEMPPCRDPEVKEPWETERSGSEGSNSSSAHAVNGVEAPVFRSERGNRERGARTHEWRGRDKPTTQVNEGSPLSPTHANRGVYIQLPGHSRTERARVGSFPGAEVCPRGWKNRRGRGGRGEDGTGEPAFAGRACTPVEPTGEAVRVSPGTGAAMVAREYAPGRDTRHAECRGPPRSVVGEGPRREADQMRGGCKRDDALDDAYRMHGFTTSDGFPVLSRAGDEVYGSAMRGGRGRLNCAASSPSSYVCGRVYPSSLASPFSASLPTMAPLASVASPTGSMSPAASSESFFASSSVSSFPTVSSASSLYRHTGSGAARDGSWTPSPVSPVSRSSPLSPMSALGSVVPHARGAPGVQSEETPFVSAQGDAAHSRNFDSRLPRRPRTTGHSSPDCSLHRSFLGTCLRPLSLYPAPLHATSLSGRDDAERRQRGSEGKRRNAGTTEEINGEVEVKPRPSRFFPSVYEERVSCRRQMARDEENDKSFTQLVNTTEITNVLGRRRRPVRH; translated from the exons ATGAAGTCTTCTGACAGCTTCCACCTCGTGCATGAAATATCAGTGCCTTATTCTACTTCGGCCCTCGACCCCCACTTGCTGCCTGCTCGTTACCATGGCAACGACACCAGTTTCACACCGATACCGACCGTCGCCACCTCACCCCAGCCTGTGCCCAATGTCAGCATGGACCTAGCTTCCCAGGGACCTCTCCCTTCAACTCTCCAGTGCCCCGCCGCgccatctctctccacgGCGGTCGACGGAGGGCCGCTAGTCCCGGGCTTCCTCCCACCTGCTTCCTCTGGCGTCGTCAGcccctcgtcctctctccttctctcctccgcccCTCCGCCTGTACACTACAATGCCTTCCAGTTCTATGCGACGGCGCAATGCCAGCAGCAGAACCTCTGCCAGCCTGCAGCGTCCAGTTGGGGCCCGGCGACCGCCGGAGTGGTCGCCTCGAGTGGATCGTCTCAACTCTCGGGAAGTCCCTTCCTTCCGGTCTTCCTCCCGCCGATGAACTCTTCCCTGTATGTGACTCCTGACCCCAGTGCAAATGTACTGTCTTCCACAGCGGTCCATCTCTGCGTGAGCTCCTCGGTCGGGGCCATCGAGTGCCCCGGCCTCGGCCACGGCGACAGCCAGCAGGGACCAACCGCCCCTGGGACGCCCCTAGCGGGCCGGGACGACGCATCCTTGGTCGGCTTGAATCAGGGAGGCAGTGGCGCGTGTATGCCGCTAGTCGTgctcgcctcgccttcggTCTACTCGCTCATGCCCCAGCAACAGCATATGGCGGCTTCTGCGGTGTATGAACAGCAGGTCAGGGGATGGGTTCCGTATGGCTTCCAATCATCCGAGCAGGCGTATTGGGCGCTTTCATCTCGGAGCCTGCACTCTCCGGCTCTCTGTGGGGTCGCTCCGACCCTAGCGCCCGTCGTTGCTCCAAACGCGGCTTCCATGTCACGGGCGTCTCCTTCTGAGACACTTTGTGTCGATTCTCAGAACCGAGAGAGGACGCACGAGGTTGCATGTGAATCTGTCAAAGAATCTCAGGGCCCACTCACACCCATAGGCTCCCCTTATTCACCCGGGCAGCACGCGGCTGAAGTACAGCTTTGCGATGGATACAGAGATGAGGCTCAGGGCCGAGAGGAGGAGTGTCAAACGTCaacgaactgcatgcagatcaTCTGCGCGGTCCAGTCGCAGGCAGTTGAACAAGAGATGAGCGTAGCTGAagcgggtgtctcctctccgagAGGGCTCGAGGGGGACCAAAGCCACGGGCTAGAAGAGACTCGACCGGTTACGCCAGAGGCGCggcttcctgtcttctctgccgacTGTCCCTACACCGTGTCGGCGGCCGCCAGCGGCTCCGTCGCGGACGACTTGGGGTCGACTCCCGGAGGTTACCGGACGGATCCAAGTGGCGAGGCACCGAACAGACGCGACAGCCAGGTCCCCACTTCGTCTCAAGAAACTGCAGCGAGCTTCAGCGCGGCGAACAGTCTTCCGGGCGACGGCCTGGCGGATTTCAAGGGTACTCGGAGTCTGGATGGCAGCCAGGAAAGCGAGGCAGCACTGGATGTTTCGCCGTTTGTCCCTGCAAACAGGGAACGGGGGCCACAAGAGGGTGGAAGCTTTCTGAGGCAAACCGTGGAGGGAGGCGGCAGGACTCGGGCCCCTGCCGGGTCGTATGtcgggaggaagaaggttGGTGTGCGAGGGCTAGCCTTTTCGCAAGGTGGCGCCCCGCGCAGGGAggcgctttcttctctcccggcGAATTTGGGCGTGTCTCTGGatccttgttctctcttggAGGCCCCAGCTGCCTCGTTTCCTTGCGCCCCACCGACAACGGGCGCACCCCTGCTTTCTCtaggagacggcgagacagagactgtCTCCAGAGTCTCCCGCAAGCAACGCGTTCACCGGGGAGCACTTCAGGCGGGCGAGGCTGGAGGCGCCAGGATGTTCGAGgcagcggaagagacaggagataGAGAAAGGCCTCGCCGGCCTGGGATGTGTGGCCGGGAAGCTGAGGTCAATCTCAGAGCCAGGCTCCTGCGggctgcagagacgcagagccaAGCCCCTTCTGCCTTAAAGGAGAGACCCGCGtgcggcggagacgcggcTGAGGTGGCAGAGAACTGCCAGGAGTCACCGCAAAGTCATCACGGCCCAGCCGGCGCATCTGTGGCTCAGGAATCGTCTCCATCATCCGTTGCCCCAGCGTTCGCGGGAGCCAATGTGCGCGTCCTCGAAACTGTCACCAGTGCTCAGGTACTAGAGTCTGACATACCTTCCCAGCGCCCCCCAGTCTTGCTCCCCATCACATCGCCCACAGTCTCGCGTCGTATCACCTCGCCTGCATCTCTTCCACTGCCGTCTCAAGGTTTTTTTCCCTGCGCCCTGCAGGGTGTCCAAGCAGGCCCCGCAGCGTCGGCTCCGGTGTGCAACTCTCTCGTCCCCTTGCCGTATCCGTCATTCGCAGCGTCTCCTTATCCGTCCGATGTGCACCTCCAGACTGAACCGGGGCCGGAGCTCAATTTAAATGTGTGCCAAAACAGCGAGGCCACTTCTGTACCTTTTTCACAGTTTCCGGATTTCCCCGTGCCTGTCGCGCACCCTGCTGCCAATGTGGGCGGGGTGTCTTCCAATTTTGAGAGTGCGACGTATGCCGTACGCGAGTCGATGGCCGGAGGATCGCAAGAACCGCTCTTCTCCGAGCCGCTTGTCGCGCAGCCCCCCGTCGCTGTCCCCACCCAAGCGTGCCCTCAGTCCCCCACTCAGGGGCCAGGTGCGCCCGTCCCTGCCGTAGGGGGTGGTGGGGAGTTGTCTTCTGTATCGGGGGGCGGGCGCAAGGCCGGCGAGAGGCCTAGCGGGAAGGGCcaagcggagacaggtgtCTGCAAGGAGCTACGAGGGCGCGGCGACACCGAGACCGTCAAACAGGACGCGCGACGACGCCGAGCGACAGGCGGCCGAGCTGGCGCCGCCGTTCGGTCCTTTCAGGGCGACATGCCAGCAA ACCACCGGCCAGCGGTCCAGCCCCTTGGCCGCTCAGGCGTCGTATATACAGCCGAGGCTTCCCACCTGTTTGGCGCCAGGGCCCCAGGTGTCCGCCCTGACGCTCCGCGCTTCTCGACCGTCAGCATGGGAAGCGTCCAGGCGGTAACCGAAACGTCCACGCATGCACCTCCGGCGCGGATGTGCCGCCAGCGCGACCCGTGTCTCGGAGCCTTTCGGAGTGATCTGTCGCTCGGCTTCGCTGCAGGGCGCCATGTTGCACCTCTCCGATCCGCGCCTGAACCGAGGTCCCCTTCAGCTCAAGGCGCCGCCCCCGTATGTGCCTCAGACGCCGCGCGAGGAGGCACGGCTCGCTGCGGCGTCGGGCTGTCGCACCCAGGCTGGGCCGAGGAGACATCCTCCGGGTCTTGGCGGAGTTCCTGGGGCGAGGGCGGCAAGCAGACTCGAGAGCGACGCCAACGCAGTCACTGTAAGATGGAGACAAGAGACCGCGAGGCCGCATGGCTCGGCTCGCGTCGATACAGTCAACAGTTTCAGAGGCCTCTGACGGCCGTCCGGGAGCGCCACGGCGAGGCGCCTGGAGGCGGCCGCGGGCTCGTGAACAGCACCGCGGCTCCCAAGGCGTTCTGCGAGAATGCAGGGGCTCGCCCGCGCCCCAGCGTCTCGTCCACACACCAACGAGAGGGTCCGAAGGAGCCGCGAAAGCTTCCGGTCTGGCGCCCGCGACCTCGATCCTTCTCCATCGCCCCTTTGGGTGGCGGGGCGGAGGCATCGGAAGACCGCGAAGGCGCGTCGATGGCCTCGGGCCCGCCGGAGATGGGACTCGGCGCCCGCAGGCACGCGAGGCCGAAGCGCAGAAGCGAGGGCCAAATGGTCCTTGAGCTGTCCCGGAGAGCCACGGAACACTGCGCAGAGGAGCCGCGGGGACAGGCGGAGAACGGCGGCGTGAAGGTGTTTCCAGAAacgcaaaagagagaagagttgTGTCTTGACATGCCTGCACACAGATGGCGAGAGCGCAGGCTGTCGGACAGCGGCTTGCTCAGGGACGCTTCGGGGATTATGCCGCCCTCTTCTGGCTCCGTGCCGCCGACGCGACCGCCTCCTCCGGGACAGAGGCCAGGTCTTGTCTCTGAGGAGGTTTCGAGAGCGCCCCATCCTGCCCACATGCCTGCACTCACCTGCCCCTTTCCGGGTCCGCCGCTCACGCCTGCGGCGTCGGGGGTCGAAGCGACTCCGCCGAAGCGCGAGGCGAAGCACCAAAAGCCGTTCAAGAGAGGCAACGCGAGTCGTGGATGGGCACCCATGTCCCCGAGTGCCGCTTCCAGGTCGCCCCTGCTTTGGGCTCCACCGTCGTGCCTCTTTTGCAAGGTCCCTGCTGGCCCGCCCCTCCCAGGGCCGCAGCCGTCCATTCGGcagtttccttcttgtccAAATTTCGCCTCGATCCCTTTGCGGCCTCCGCCTCCGATTCAGCCGCCGCCCCCTACGCAACCTCCTCCACCGGGGGTCAACCCGCCGTCCGTGGTCCGCGGGCCTCGTCGCCCCTTGTCCCCGTTCTCGCCCTCCCTCGGTCGCGAAAACCGTTTTCCGGTGACGCTTCGCGGTGACGGCGAGCAGCCACCAGGGCCGAGACGTGAAGCCGGCGCTTGCAGTTCGGCTCACGTCCTGCTGTCGCCCACCCGTTGGATGCAGCAGCCGGGCGAGGCTCGCGTGGACGGCAGCGGGGAGAGGCGCCGCGGCAGCCACAGGTCGCGTCAAGGCCCACGGAAAGGCGAGTTGCACGATCTATACGgctggagacagcgagaggggCTTTCAGGCCCGGCAGAGCCTCAGGAGCCGGGGAGTCTGCGCTGGCGCCCGCACGCCCCAGACGGGGTTCCCTGTGGGGTGGCGCCCTCGGAAAGGTTTCAGAAGCAGGGCTGGGACCCGCGGCTGGAGCGCGGCTCTGTTGTCGACCGAGAAGATCAcaagtctcttcttcgggaTCATCGCCTTGCGGGCTCCGGGGGTCCCTCGCCGCATCGTGCGACTGCGGGAGGCCCGCCAGGAGTGTccgaaggcggcggccgAGGGTGGACAGGGGGCGCGTGTGCCTCCCCTCCGCATGGCGGGCCTGGAGACGGAGATTCGTCTGGCacgctgctgcatgcagcggtaCGGGATGGTCGACAAGAGGAAGGCCACGGAaggggacaggagagagacgcgagacccCCCCCGCCCGGTGAGATGCCGCCGTGTCGAGACCCTGAAGTCAAAGAACCGTGGGAGACGGAAAGATCcggcagcgaaggaagcaACTCGAGTTCAGCGCATGCGGTGAACGGCGTGGAGGCGCCGGTCTTCCGAAGCGAGCGCGGGAACCGCGAGAGAGGTGCGAGAACTCACGAAtggcgagggagagacaagcCGACGACGCAGGTCAATGAGGGTTCTCCCCTGTCGCCGACCCATGCAAATCGCGGTGTGTATATCCAGCTGCCGGGACACTCTCGAACAGAGCGGGCGCGAGTGGGCTCCTTCCCTGGTGCCGAGGTATGTCCAAGAGGCTGGAAGAACAGGCGAGGCCGAGGCGGACGTGGGGAGGACGGAACGGGCGAGCCTGCGTTCGCTGGAAGGGCCTGCACGCCTGTGGAGCCCACGGGAGAGGCGGTGCGAGTTTCGCCGGGGACCGGAGCTGCCATGGTGGCTCGCGAATATGCTCCAGGGCGAGACACGAGGCATGCCGAATGTCGAGGCCCGCCGAGGAGTGTCGTCGGAGAAGGCCCGCGGCGGGAGGCGGACCAGATGCGGGGTGGATGCAAGCGGGACGACGCGCTCGACGACGCGTATCGCATGCACGGATTCACGACGAGCGACGGATTCCCTGTGTTATCTCGCGCCGGCGACGAGGTTTATGGTAGCGCCAtgcgaggcgggagaggacGGCTGAACTGCGCAGCGTCCTCACCCTCGTCGTACGTGTGTGGCCGTGTATATCCTTCATCCTTGGCTTCGCCCTTCTCGGCGTCATTGCCTACCATGGCTCCCTTGGCGTCGGTCGCGTCTCCGACAGGCTCGATGTCGCCGGCTGCCTCATCGGAGTCTTTTTTCGCGAGCTCatccgtctcctctttccccaCAGTCTCAtcggcttcctctctttaCCGTCACACGGGCAGTGGCGCCGCCCGTGATGGGTCGTGGACCCCGTCTCCtgtgtcgcctgtctcgcgttcgtctcctctctcgcctaTGTCTGCGCTAGGCTCTGTAGTCCCACATGCGCGAGGGGCGCCAGGCGTCCAGAGTGAGGAGACTccgttcgtctctgctcaAGGTGACGCGGCTCACTCCCGAAACTTCGACTCGCGTCTGCCTAGGCGCCCGAGAACAACTGGGCATTCTTCCCCCGACTGTTCCCTGCATCGCTCTTTCCTGGGCACTTGTCTCCGGCCGCTTTCGCTCTACCCCgcacctctgcatgcgacatCCCTCTCtgggagagacgacgcagaaaggaggcaaagaggcagcgagggaaagcgaaggaacgCCGGAACGACAGAAGAAATCAATGGCGAGGTGGAGGTGAAACCTCGCCCCTCCCGCTTCTTTCCGAGTGTCTATGAGGAACGAGTCTCCTGCCGACGACAAATGGCAAGGGACGAGGAGAACGATAAGTCTTTCACCCAGCTGGTGAACACCACTGAAATCACTAACGTGCTTGGAAGACGCCGTAGGCCGGTGAGACACTAA
- a CDS encoding hypothetical protein (encoded by transcript TGME49_229730): MWRGPRGTSPASEAGFSPCPLPAPGAPDAHKLVRFWRIVWSHWPTKSDIWREDRVWRDWHGPQPKGQRKMEGKYRQNEPSAEENLLIRRCSYLRRPWGRGQAAGAARQSDGATCRLQVVVKFC, encoded by the coding sequence ATGTGGCGGGGACCCAGAGGGACATCCCCCGCGTCAGAGGCGGGTTTTTCCCCGTGCCCTCTTCCGGCGCCCGGCGCGCCAGATGCGCACAAGCTCGTCCGTTTTTGGAGGATTGTTTGGTCACACTGGCCGACGAAAAGCGACATATGGCGGGAAGACCGTGTGTGGAGAGACTGGCATGGACCACAGCCAAAAGGGCAGAGGAAAATGGAAGGAAAATACCGGCAAAACGAGCCTTCAGCGGAGGAAAACCTCCTCATTAGGCGTTGCTCCTACCTTCGGCGACCGTGGGGGAGGGGCCAGGCCGCAGGCGCTGCACGACAGAGCGACGGTGCCACTTGCCGTCTCCAGGTCGTGGTCAAATTCTGCTAG
- a CDS encoding OTU family cysteine protease (encoded by transcript TGME49_229710~Signal peptide predicted by SignalP 2.0 HMM (probability 0.684) with cleavage site probability 0.442 at residue 23~Predicted trans-membrane domain (TMHMM2.0):4-27), translated as MYAHLAFLLLGVLLLSLPLFLFSRFPLPVFIRGAAKRRKAQRRDAWLGGAVAKRGDLPSASSCFPRASSSPLSVSPLSFCLSHLLSLLLPFLEISFLAPALRATVLYWLSVFPAFSSLRFFPAPSTLRSLLPCSFGSSLLRFLMGKKKNGRGRGTARRPGKERRGDSDGEQPEKSDRREKKEKASRDTAGCSSFSSQLQAYGLELELIVPDGNCLFRAFADQHCGKQERHGEYREKAVDYIEAHAEDFQCFLSEEEESFKKYVNRMRRLGTWGSQVELQALSQVYEVSLFVHVANGVEPVGRWHGGAGAPQGDTCGKKKGRGVGKKGGAKPNQRRGRGDDEGDGEDWNICKMENFSESHPCLQLAFHVNHEHYNSIRVRGQTPGKMLTLAQVRRVLNMKAESDRESGETGEETADEAAPEPVEEEEEEEEEEEEAATEKRECVERGTEEDLEEADKSVEGERGESATRRVESDTQVRGPAESVRAGQREQEGEKDEGVFPGVQPATEASGNCVRNLLESKGEEHEESREQVEDAATQSGDGSAKSREETVELTLVEAGKSEETEGTASEEEKCGDARKQETSAAEETAEQIPEGDVKRHGARGKRRIQQRERGEQSTTEDRKTADRASKNDALREKGEASSFAPDKHAQEDARSQHTRSSSSASNGSSSSVSVSSSSALSSTSSCCLSLPQSSSPSSSSSRSSFSSSSVACCSFSPASVPVSCSSVAASASVRPLARSVSASPRWATVPRRSRSTGALVRSSGEVEREASFCFASRQCCLVPSSGNASVSDSPASSDEAFSAPAHAEAFSLHGGLPASGSPSRENSSSEDGASRFLHSHRLSECRGDHRRPCAGFHADLREGEKDGFQNRRVKRRNSLRVCSTSSWSPSRSLLSGRSSRICATCGYRMQPLPSSLKQSARPSPLSESPSLPSSVLSGASCSAAAVASSPSALVPSSRCSSEVLPNGDEETGEEKDEREARPSPLVCV; from the coding sequence ATGTATGCAcacctcgccttcctcttgctcggtgttctgttgctgtctctccccctcttcctcttttctcgttttcccctcCCCGTCTTCATCAGAGGAGCTGCAAAGCGACGAAAGGCacaacggagagacgcgtgGCTAGGGGGCGCTGTCGCGAAGCGAGGGGATCTgccatctgcttcttcgtgtttTCCTCGGGCGTCGTCCtcacctctctctgtctctcctctttccttttgcctctcgcacctcctttctctcctcctgccCTTTCTGGAgatctcttttctcgctcccGCGCTTCGCGCAACGGTCCTCTACTGGCTGTCTGTCTTCCCCGCATTCTCGTCTCTTCGGTTCTTCCCTGCGCCTTCCACTCTCcggtctctccttccttgttCTTTCGGCTCCTCCCTGCTCCGCTTCCTgatggggaagaagaagaacgggcgagggcgagggacGGCCCGGAGGCCGGGGAAAGAGCGGCGGGGCGACTCCGACGGCGAGCAGCCGGAGAAGAGTGACCggcgcgagaaaaaggaaaaggcgTCTCGTGACACGGCAGGGtgttcgtccttctcgtcgcAGTTGCAGGCTTACGGCCTCGAACTGGAGTTGATTGTTCCTGACGGGAACTGTCTCTTTCGGGCCTTCGCCGACCAGCACTGCGGCAAGCAGGAGCGGCACGGTGAGTACCGCGAGAAGGCTGTGGACTACATTGAGGCGCATGCGGAGGACTTCCAGTGCTTcctctctgaagaagaagaaagcttCAAGAAGTACGTCAACCGCATGCGCCGCCTCGGCACCTGGGGCAGCCAAGTGGAGCTGCAAGCCCTCAGCCAGGTGTACGAAGTGAGTCTCTTCGTCCACGTAGCCAACGGGGTGGAGCCCGTGGGGCGCTGGCACGGCGGCGCGGGGGCCCCgcaaggagacacctgtgggaagaagaaaggccgaggtgtggggaagaaaggcggaGCGAAGCCGAACCAGCGACGCGGTcgcggagacgacgaaggagacggagaagactgGAACATCTGCAAGATGGAGAACTTCTCGGAATCGCATCCGTGCCTGCAGCTTGCCTTCCACGTCAACCATGAACACTACAACTCGATTCGGGTCCGAGGCCAAACCCCAGGGAAGATGCTCACTCTCGCGCAAGTCCGCCGCGTCCTGAACATGAAGGCTGAGTCGGACCGGGAGTCgggagagactggagaagagacggcggaCGAGGCGGCACCAGAGCCagtcgaggaggaggaagaggaggaggaagaggaggaagaagcagcgacagagaagcgcgagtgCGTCGAACgggggacagaagaagacctcGAGGAGGCAGACAAGAGCGTGGAGGGCGAGAGGGGAGAGTCTGCGACAAGGAGAGTCGAGAGCGACACACAAGTGCGAGGACCAGCGGAGTCCGTGAGAGCCGGGCAAAGGGagcaggaaggggagaaagacgagggtGTATTCCCCGGCGTCCAGCCCGCGACTGAGGCGTCTGGCAACTGCGTCAGGAATCTGTTGGAGAGCAAAGGCGAGGAGCACGAGGAATCCAGGGAACAGGTGGAAGACGCCGCGACCCAGAGTGGGGACGGTTCAGCGAAAAGCCGAGAGGAAACAGTCGAACTTACTCTGGTGGAAGCGGGCAAGtcggaagaaacagaaggaacagcgagcgaggaagaaaagtgCGGCGAcgcaagaaaacaagagacatCTGCTGCCGAGGAGACCGCAGAGCAGATCCCGGAGGGGGATGTCAAAAGGCATGGAgcgaggggaaagagaaggattcaacagagagaaagaggggagcAGTCGACGACGGAGGACAGGAAAACAGCGGACAGAGCATCGAAGAACGACGCCCTCAGGGAAAAAGGCGAGGCCTCTTCCTTTGCGCCAGACAAACATGCACAAGAGGACGCAAGGTCCCAGCACAcacgttcttcttcctcagcttcAAATGGGTCTTCCTCATCtgtctcggtttcttcttcatctgctctTAGCTCCACTTCATCTtgctgcctttctctgccacagtcttcctctccctcctcttcgtcctctcgctcctctttttcctcttcgtctgtcgcttgttgctctttttcgccagcttctgttcctgtttcttgtTCGTCGGTTGCTGCTTCTGCCAGTGTGCGCCCTTTGGCTCggagtgtctctgcgtctcccaGGTGGGCGACTGTACCGCGCCGGTCTCGTAGCACGGGGGCGTTAGTTCGCAGCAGCGGCGaagtagagagagaagcgagtttCTGTTTTGCTTCTCGCCAGTGTTGTCTGGTCCCTTCCTCAGGGAATGCATCCGTCTCAGATTCTCCAGCGTCGTCGGATGAGGCTTTCTCAGctcctgcgcatgcagaggccttctctcttcatgGTGGGCTTCCTGCATCGGGGTCGCCGTCGCGAGAGAACTCAAGTTCGGAGGACggcgcctctcgcttcttgcACTCGCATCGCCTCTCGGAGTGCAGAGGAGACCACCGAAGGCCGTGTGCAGGCTTCCATGCAGACCttcgagaaggagaaaaggacggCTTCCAAAACAGGCGCGTGAAGCGACGCAACTCTCTGCGAGTCTGCTCAACCTCTTCCTGGTCGCCGTCGCGATCACTTCTTTCTGGACGTTCTTCTCGGATATGCGCGACTTGCGGGTACCGCATGCAGCCCCTCCCCTCTTCTTTGAAGCAGAGTgcgcgtccttctcctctgtctgagtcgccttctctgccttcttctgtgctgTCGGGTGCCTCGTGTTCCGCCGCTGCAGTGgcctcctcgccctctgctttagttccttcttctcgctgctcgtCTGAGGTCCTTCCGAACGGAgatgaggagacaggagaggagaaggatgAGCGCGAAGCGCGTCCGTCGCCGCTGGTGTGCGTGTGA